Part of the Prosthecobacter debontii genome is shown below.
TTACCGGAGGGATGGTTTTCCTTGCCTCACTCACTGAATCGCAAAGCTTGGTCAGTGCCTTCCTCAAATATCCCGTTACCGTCGTCCTCATGGCTCTGGCCACTGCTCTTTTTGCTGCGCTTTGGCTGTTGATTCGAGCGGAACGAATCCGCCTGACCCGAGTGGTCGCCTCAGGGCAGGTTACCCTCATCCTACTCGGTTGGGTGGCGTTATATGCGCCGAATGCAGTCCTGACCCAGCAAAAGCCCCTGAGCTTTTACGAAACAGCCGCCCCTCCGGCTACATTATGGCAGCTTGTTCTGGCCTTGCTTATTGGCAGTCTCTTCATCTTCCCCAGTCTGTTTTATCTCTTCAAGGTCTTTAAAATGAAGCATTGATTTTCATTGCAAAATATCAAAAACGGAAGGACAACCTTGCTTCGCATCCAGGGCACACATCCTCTATAATAAATACATTACCTATCTGAAAAATACGTATCCTCATGGGAATACGGCGGTGCGCAGCAGCAGAGGAAACGGAGGGTTTGTGTGGCCGTGATCTGATGCCAAGCTCCTGGGGGGATCAGGATGGCATCACCCGGCGAGACCGTTTGTTCCGCACCATCGATTTCCATGGTGCCTGTTCCCTCAAGGATGAAATAAAACTCCTCGCTCAGCTTATGATAATGACGCTCGGTCGGTTGCCCCACGGGCACGGTGGCCTCCGCTAGGGACTGATTCTGCACGGGGGCATTGGTGCGGTCCAGGATGCTCCGGATGGTGCTGCCATCTTTCGTGGTAAATGGAACCTGCTGAGAAAGGGGGTTGATGGTCATGCGTATGCACGCATGGTCGGAGATGCGTGAGTGCCGCGCAAGTTTCATTGCATCCTTATGACCTTCGACACCCAGCATTGCCGCGCTTTGATCACAGGGGCCTCCTCAGGTTTGGGCGCTGAGTTTGCCCGTCAGCTGGCACCTGAGGCGAGAGCTCTTTTTCTCACCGGGCGTCGCCTGGATGCGCTGGAAGCGGTGAAGGCAGAATGTTTGGCCTTAAACCCCCAATTGCAGATCCATCTCTGCACGGGAGATATCGCCACGGATGAGGGCAGGGGACGGGTCCTGGAAAACCTGCAGACCTCGGGTTTTCAGCCCAATCTCCTGATCAATAATGCAGGCATGGGGGACTACGGCACGGTGGCAACGGCAGAGGCAGGTAAGTTGCGTGCGCAGATGGACCTGAATATGACGGCTCTGGTCTTGCTGACCCATGCCTGCCTGCCACGGATGCAAAGACCGGGGGGGATCATCAACATCAGCTCGCTAGCCAGCACCTTACCCATGCCCGCCATGGCGGTCTATGCCGCTAGCAAAGCCTTCGTCACCAGCTTTTCTGAAGCCCTCGCGGTGGAGTTGGAGCCCGACCACATCACGGTGACCTGTGTCTGCCCTGGGCCGACCCCCACTCGATTCAGCCAGACCGCTCGCCGGCCCGATGGAGAAGACACTGATCGAGGTGGGCAGGGGCTCTTGCGCATTCCTCCGCAGCAAGTTGTGGCAGAGGCCTTACAGGCACTCCGTGCTGGGCAGACCTGCCTTTATCCTGGGTTCGGTGTTCGTTGTGCTTCACGCCTCTTTCGTCATTTACCACGCGTGCTACTCCGTGTTTTGTTGCGTCGGCGTTTTGCTAAAGGCAGCGTTTGAGAAAACCAAGAACCCCTTCACTTACGTTTTCATTAGGAATGAACAGGCCCCCCGATCCCTCGCTCACCCCCATGGACCAGCGTGGTC
Proteins encoded:
- a CDS encoding cupin domain-containing protein; this translates as MTINPLSQQVPFTTKDGSTIRSILDRTNAPVQNQSLAEATVPVGQPTERHYHKLSEEFYFILEGTGTMEIDGAEQTVSPGDAILIPPGAWHQITATQTLRFLCCCAPPYSHEDTYFSDR
- a CDS encoding SDR family NAD(P)-dependent oxidoreductase — encoded protein: MTFDTQHCRALITGASSGLGAEFARQLAPEARALFLTGRRLDALEAVKAECLALNPQLQIHLCTGDIATDEGRGRVLENLQTSGFQPNLLINNAGMGDYGTVATAEAGKLRAQMDLNMTALVLLTHACLPRMQRPGGIINISSLASTLPMPAMAVYAASKAFVTSFSEALAVELEPDHITVTCVCPGPTPTRFSQTARRPDGEDTDRGGQGLLRIPPQQVVAEALQALRAGQTCLYPGFGVRCASRLFRHLPRVLLRVLLRRRFAKGSV